One stretch of Cellulomonas wangsupingiae DNA includes these proteins:
- a CDS encoding SigE family RNA polymerase sigma factor produces the protein MTTTPVHPPPGDPAPADRTGESIPVVPRPASPPRTAHDDEFTAFMLSAGPDLLRTAWLLVGDAHRAEELTQQALVRTYVAWPRVRGGNPAAYARRTLVNLRTDTWRRRRREVLTSDLPDAGAAPDPGPDDRDEVVRALAGLTPRQRRVVVLRHLVGLSEQEVADDLGISVGTVKSTASRALASLRSTLDPHDDGAHGAVPSAARRSHR, from the coding sequence GTGACGACGACACCCGTGCACCCGCCACCCGGTGACCCCGCCCCGGCCGACCGGACGGGCGAGTCGATCCCGGTGGTGCCCCGCCCGGCGTCCCCGCCACGCACCGCCCACGACGACGAGTTCACCGCCTTCATGCTCTCCGCGGGCCCCGACCTGCTGCGCACGGCGTGGCTGCTGGTCGGCGACGCCCACCGTGCCGAGGAGCTGACGCAGCAGGCGCTCGTCCGGACGTACGTCGCCTGGCCACGGGTTCGCGGCGGCAACCCCGCGGCGTACGCACGCCGGACGCTCGTCAACCTGCGCACCGACACCTGGCGGCGCCGCCGCCGTGAGGTCCTCACCTCCGACCTGCCCGACGCGGGCGCCGCGCCCGACCCGGGGCCGGACGACCGCGACGAGGTGGTGCGGGCGCTCGCGGGACTCACACCACGGCAACGGCGGGTGGTCGTGCTGCGCCACCTCGTCGGCCTGAGCGAGCAGGAGGTCGCCGACGACCTCGGCATCAGCGTCGGGACCGTCAAGTCGACGGCGTCCCGCGCGCTCGCGTCCCTGCGCAGCACCCTCGACCCCCACGACGACGGCGCACACGGCGCCGTGCCGTCCGCCGCCCGGAGGAGCCACCGATGA
- a CDS encoding ArsR/SmtB family transcription factor: MNVFEAVVEPRRRQILDELRGGERVVSDLVDALGVAQPSVSQHLRTLRTAGLVDVRPEGRLRWYRLRPAPLAELDAWLLPYREAWADTFDALADHLDSLPADAPEEHP, from the coding sequence ATGAACGTGTTCGAGGCCGTGGTCGAACCGCGGCGCCGACAGATCCTCGACGAGCTGCGCGGTGGCGAGCGGGTCGTGAGCGACCTCGTCGACGCGCTCGGCGTCGCGCAGCCGAGCGTCTCCCAGCACCTGCGCACCCTGCGGACCGCCGGACTCGTCGACGTCCGCCCGGAGGGGCGCCTGCGCTGGTACCGGCTGCGACCGGCGCCGCTCGCAGAGCTCGACGCCTGGCTGCTCCCGTACCGCGAGGCATGGGCCGACACCTTCGACGCGCTCGCGGACCACCTCGACTCCCTGCCCGCCGACGCACCCGAGGAGCACCCGTGA
- a CDS encoding SRPBCC domain-containing protein produces MTTTDPRLGTVLRDGPRLGLRFVRTFPHPRETVWAALTESRHLRHWFPADLVGERHPGAPLRLPFWPEHVTRYGIAEPVVEGTVEAWEPPSRASWTWGGDLLLFELEEDGDGTRLTFTTWLARASGEDAAGTAAGYHLCLDLLEDLLAGAPRPTAGIPDDAEAAMRARYRGAVGGP; encoded by the coding sequence GTGACCACCACCGACCCGCGGCTGGGCACCGTCCTGCGCGACGGCCCGCGACTCGGCCTGCGCTTCGTCCGCACCTTCCCCCACCCGCGGGAGACGGTGTGGGCCGCGCTGACCGAGTCCCGTCACCTGCGGCACTGGTTCCCCGCCGACCTCGTCGGCGAGCGGCACCCCGGCGCCCCGCTGCGCCTGCCGTTCTGGCCCGAGCACGTCACGCGCTACGGCATCGCCGAGCCGGTGGTCGAGGGCACCGTCGAGGCGTGGGAGCCGCCGTCCCGCGCCTCGTGGACCTGGGGCGGCGACCTGCTGCTCTTCGAGCTCGAGGAGGACGGCGACGGGACGCGGCTCACGTTCACGACCTGGCTGGCCAGGGCGTCCGGCGAGGACGCGGCCGGCACTGCGGCGGGCTACCACCTGTGCCTCGACCTGCTCGAGGACCTCCTCGCCGGCGCGCCGCGGCCGACCGCCGGGATCCCGGACGACGCCGAGGCCGCGATGCGCGCACGCTACCGGGGGGCCGTCGGCGGACCGTGA
- a CDS encoding glycine--tRNA ligase: protein MAATPSRLDAVVSLAKRRGFVFPSGEIYGGTRSAWDYGPLGVELKENIKRQWWRAMVTSRDDIVGLDSSVILPRQVWVASGHVGVFTDPLTECLSCHKRFREDHLLEEFEEKKGRAPENGLGDIACPSCGTRGQWTEPRDFNMMLKTYLGPVEDESGLHYLRPETAQGIFVNFKNVYTAARMKPPFGIGQIGKSFRNEITPGNFIFRTREFEQMEMEFFVEPGTDETWHQYWIDTRTDWYVDLGIARDNLRHYEHPAEKLSHYSKRTVDIEYKFGFTGSEWGELEGIANRTDFDLGTHSEHSGQDLSFFDQAKNERYVPYVIEPAAGLTRSLMAFLVESYTEDEAPNTKGGVDKRTVLKLDPRLAPVKAAVLPLSRNEQLSPKARDLAAELRRSWNVEFDDAGAIGRRYRRQDEIGTPFCITVDFDTLEDQAVTIRHRDDMSQQRVALDQVTGYLAQRLVGA from the coding sequence GTGGCTGCCACACCTTCCCGTCTCGACGCCGTCGTCTCCCTCGCCAAGCGCCGGGGGTTCGTCTTCCCGAGCGGCGAGATCTACGGAGGCACCCGCTCCGCGTGGGACTACGGACCGCTGGGCGTCGAGCTCAAGGAGAACATCAAGCGCCAGTGGTGGCGGGCGATGGTCACCAGCCGTGACGACATCGTCGGTCTCGACTCCTCCGTGATCCTGCCGCGCCAGGTCTGGGTCGCCTCGGGCCACGTCGGCGTCTTCACCGACCCGCTCACCGAGTGCCTGTCCTGCCACAAGCGGTTCCGCGAGGACCACCTGCTGGAGGAGTTCGAGGAGAAGAAGGGCCGCGCGCCCGAGAACGGCCTCGGTGACATCGCCTGCCCGAGCTGCGGCACGCGCGGCCAGTGGACCGAGCCGCGCGACTTCAACATGATGCTCAAGACCTACCTCGGCCCCGTCGAGGACGAGTCCGGGCTGCACTACCTGCGGCCCGAGACCGCGCAGGGCATCTTCGTGAACTTCAAGAACGTCTACACCGCCGCCCGCATGAAGCCGCCGTTCGGCATCGGGCAGATCGGCAAGTCGTTCCGCAACGAGATCACCCCCGGCAACTTCATCTTCCGCACGCGCGAGTTCGAGCAGATGGAGATGGAGTTCTTCGTCGAGCCCGGCACCGACGAGACGTGGCACCAGTACTGGATCGACACGCGCACCGACTGGTACGTCGACCTGGGCATCGCCCGCGACAACCTGCGCCACTACGAGCACCCGGCCGAGAAGCTCTCCCACTACTCCAAGCGCACGGTCGACATCGAGTACAAGTTCGGCTTCACGGGCAGCGAGTGGGGCGAGCTCGAGGGCATCGCCAACCGCACCGACTTCGACCTCGGCACGCACTCCGAGCACTCGGGCCAGGACCTGTCGTTCTTCGACCAGGCCAAGAACGAGCGCTACGTGCCGTACGTCATCGAGCCCGCGGCCGGCCTGACGCGCTCGCTCATGGCGTTCCTCGTCGAGTCCTACACCGAGGACGAGGCGCCCAACACCAAGGGCGGGGTCGACAAGCGCACGGTGCTCAAGCTCGACCCGCGGCTCGCCCCGGTCAAGGCGGCGGTGCTGCCGCTGTCGCGCAACGAACAGCTCAGCCCCAAGGCGCGCGACCTCGCCGCCGAGCTGCGCAGGAGCTGGAACGTCGAGTTCGACGACGCCGGCGCGATCGGTCGCCGCTACCGCCGCCAGGACGAGATCGGCACGCCGTTCTGCATCACGGTCGACTTCGACACCCTCGAGGACCAGGCCGTGACGATCCGCCACCGCGACGACATGTCGCAGCAGCGCGTCGCGCTCGACCAGGTGACCGGCTACCTGGCGCAGCGGCTCGTCGGGGCCTGA